One segment of Nakamurella flava DNA contains the following:
- a CDS encoding metal ABC transporter ATP-binding protein has protein sequence MSLIRPDERTPDRAADGRPVPGVPALELSGATLAYGSRVLWSDLDLTISAGQLVAVLGPNGSGKTSLMRVLLGLQPLTAGSAKIGGAPVRRGSTRVGYIPQKVSVESTTMVRARDVVRMGIDGHRWGLPLSFGPRWRRQRDRIDELLGAVGADAFADAPVSMLSGGELQRVRIAGALASDPALLLCDEPLAALDLRHQQEVAALIDERRQLSGTAVLFVTHDVNPVLEYVDQVLYLAGGRFRLGPPDEVLTSEVLTDLYGVPVEVLRAKGRVIVVSSSDLNASGHHHHEPNQHPPGRSS, from the coding sequence ATGTCCCTCATCCGACCTGACGAACGCACCCCGGACCGGGCGGCCGACGGCCGCCCGGTTCCGGGCGTTCCGGCGCTCGAACTCTCCGGGGCGACGCTCGCCTACGGATCGCGGGTGCTCTGGAGCGACCTCGACCTGACTATCTCCGCGGGCCAACTGGTCGCCGTGCTCGGGCCGAACGGGTCGGGCAAGACCAGCCTGATGCGCGTACTGCTCGGCCTGCAGCCGTTGACCGCCGGCTCGGCGAAGATCGGGGGCGCACCGGTGCGCCGGGGCAGTACCCGGGTCGGGTACATCCCGCAGAAGGTGTCGGTCGAGTCGACCACCATGGTCCGGGCGCGGGACGTCGTCCGCATGGGCATCGACGGGCACCGGTGGGGGCTGCCGCTGTCCTTCGGGCCGCGCTGGCGCCGTCAGCGGGACCGGATCGACGAGCTGCTCGGCGCGGTCGGGGCCGACGCGTTCGCCGACGCCCCGGTGTCGATGCTGTCCGGTGGGGAGCTGCAGCGCGTCCGGATCGCCGGCGCACTGGCCAGCGACCCGGCCCTGCTGCTCTGCGACGAACCGCTGGCCGCGCTCGACCTGCGCCACCAGCAGGAGGTCGCCGCCCTCATCGACGAGCGACGCCAGCTCAGCGGGACCGCCGTCCTGTTCGTCACCCACGACGTCAACCCCGTCCTGGAGTACGTCGACCAGGTCCTGTACCTGGCCGGGGGACGATTCCGGCTGGGGCCGCCGGACGAGGTCCTGACCAGTGAGGTGCTCACCGACCTGTACGGGGTGCCGGTGGAGGTGCTGCGGGCCAAGGGGCGCGTCATCGTGGTCTCCTCCTCCGACCTCAACGCCTCCGGCCACCACCATCACGAGCCCAATCAGCACCCGCCGGGACGGTCGTCGTGA
- a CDS encoding LacI family DNA-binding transcriptional regulator: MRKAATIRDVAREAGVSVAVVSRVLNDGTGPVAPHTRERVVAVMERLAYRPRAAARELQQQSTTTIGLVLADLTNPFFARLADRVVWEARARGIHVVLLTTQEDPHLESDSIDTLIERSVGSVIATPTGGNVEKWARLAQLGVNVVFVDREIEELPDIDVVTISNELSAEVATDHLLRLGHTRIAFISGPETTSTGRARVTGFRSAMHRAGVAVDERFIQSVPFRGTSGSDAVSSLLSGPIRPTALIVGNTAQVRNALSRVQQSSLSLPQDLSLVVFDDNPWTELVSPPLSVVRQPIDMLALHSVDLAYSRLKGSISDGARRIRVDADFIQRSSSAAPTT; the protein is encoded by the coding sequence ATGCGCAAAGCTGCGACCATCCGTGACGTCGCACGGGAGGCCGGGGTCTCGGTGGCAGTCGTCTCGCGTGTGCTGAACGACGGCACCGGACCGGTTGCTCCGCACACCCGCGAACGCGTCGTGGCGGTCATGGAACGGCTGGCCTACCGGCCCCGAGCCGCAGCTCGGGAGCTACAGCAGCAGTCGACGACCACGATCGGACTGGTCCTGGCCGACCTCACCAACCCGTTCTTCGCCCGCCTGGCCGATCGCGTCGTGTGGGAGGCGCGGGCCCGGGGGATCCATGTCGTCCTGCTGACCACCCAGGAGGATCCGCACCTGGAGTCGGACTCGATCGACACGCTCATCGAGCGGTCGGTCGGCTCGGTCATCGCCACCCCGACCGGAGGCAACGTCGAGAAGTGGGCCCGGCTCGCCCAACTGGGTGTCAACGTGGTGTTCGTCGACCGCGAGATCGAGGAGTTGCCCGACATCGACGTGGTGACCATCAGCAACGAGTTGTCGGCCGAGGTCGCCACCGATCATCTGCTGCGCCTCGGGCACACCCGCATCGCGTTCATCTCGGGGCCGGAGACGACATCCACCGGGCGGGCCCGGGTGACCGGCTTCCGTTCGGCCATGCACCGGGCCGGGGTCGCCGTGGACGAACGGTTCATCCAGTCCGTGCCGTTCCGGGGTACCTCCGGATCCGATGCGGTCAGCTCACTGCTGTCCGGGCCGATCCGGCCGACCGCGCTGATCGTCGGGAACACCGCACAGGTCCGCAATGCCCTCAGTCGCGTCCAACAGTCCAGCCTGTCCTTGCCGCAGGACCTGAGTCTGGTCGTCTTCGACGACAACCCGTGGACCGAACTGGTCTCGCCGCCGCTCTCGGTCGTCCGTCAGCCCATCGACATGCTCGCCCTGCACTCGGTCGACCTGGCCTACAGCCGCCTCAAGGGGTCGATCAGCGACGGTGCCCGGCGCATCCGGGTCGACGCCGACTTCATCCAGCGCTCCAGCAGCGCCGCCCCCACCACCTGA
- a CDS encoding metal ABC transporter solute-binding protein, Zn/Mn family — MNSRLRQGLGALSLATAAVLLTACGSSAGTGAGASSAGSSAASSSAGGASDVSVVASTNVWGDVVQQIAGTDVQVSSIISDPSADPHSFEANAQNQLALSKASLVVVNGGGYDDWAGDMLSAAKSTAPVINAVDVSGYTATGGEELNEHVWYDFPTVDKVAQQITDQLSSIDPADAATYQANLATFQGKLKTLEEQEAAIKAAHSGVGVAITEPVPNYVLEASGLDIKTPEEFSEAIENETDVPADVMQQTLAQFNDKQVKALVYNEQTTGPQTDQVKNAAQANGIPVVPVTETLPEGKDYLGWMTDNVTAIAQAVS; from the coding sequence ATGAACAGTCGTCTTCGTCAGGGCCTGGGGGCCCTCAGCCTCGCCACCGCCGCCGTCCTGCTGACCGCGTGCGGGTCCTCTGCCGGAACGGGCGCGGGAGCCTCGTCCGCGGGCAGCTCCGCCGCGTCGTCGTCCGCGGGCGGCGCCTCCGACGTCAGCGTCGTGGCCAGTACCAACGTCTGGGGTGACGTCGTCCAGCAGATCGCCGGCACCGACGTCCAGGTCTCCTCGATCATCTCCGACCCGTCGGCCGACCCGCACTCGTTCGAGGCCAACGCCCAGAACCAGCTCGCCCTGTCGAAGGCGTCGTTGGTCGTCGTCAACGGCGGCGGGTACGACGACTGGGCCGGCGACATGCTGTCCGCCGCGAAGTCGACCGCCCCGGTCATCAACGCCGTCGACGTCTCCGGCTACACCGCCACCGGCGGCGAGGAGCTCAACGAGCACGTCTGGTACGACTTCCCGACCGTGGACAAGGTCGCCCAGCAGATCACCGATCAGCTGAGCTCGATCGACCCGGCCGATGCCGCCACCTACCAGGCCAACCTGGCCACTTTCCAGGGCAAGCTGAAGACCCTGGAGGAGCAGGAGGCGGCGATCAAGGCCGCGCACTCCGGGGTCGGCGTCGCCATCACCGAGCCGGTCCCCAACTACGTGCTCGAGGCCTCCGGTCTGGACATCAAGACACCGGAGGAGTTCAGCGAGGCCATCGAGAACGAGACCGACGTCCCCGCCGACGTGATGCAGCAGACCCTGGCCCAGTTCAACGACAAGCAGGTCAAGGCCCTGGTCTACAACGAGCAGACCACCGGCCCGCAGACCGATCAGGTCAAGAACGCCGCGCAGGCCAACGGCATCCCCGTCGTCCCGGTCACCGAGACCCTGCCCGAGGGCAAGGACTACCTCGGATGGATGACCGACAACGTCACCGCCATCGCGCAGGCCGTGTCCTGA
- a CDS encoding metal ABC transporter permease: MSFWDKVFNFDNYGELLGLLHNSIIAGALLGVMGGLVGVFVLMRDLPFAVHGISELSFAGAALFLLLGLNVVVGSVVGSLTAAVLFGLLGVRARDRSSIIGVLMPFGLGLGVLFLALYPGRAANKFGLLLGQIVAVDDPQLYWLVGIAAFVVVSLMVLWRPLTFASVDPDIAAARGVPVRALSPIFMIVLGLAVAMSVQIVGALLVLSLLVTPAAAAMRVTASALWVPVLSTLFALTATVGGMLLALGGSLPISPYVTTISFAIYVICRIIGGVRVRRGWSKRAVVEHGPRSAEAVAA, encoded by the coding sequence GTGAGCTTCTGGGACAAGGTCTTCAACTTCGACAACTACGGCGAGCTGCTCGGCCTGCTGCACAACTCGATCATCGCCGGCGCCCTGCTCGGCGTGATGGGCGGCCTGGTCGGGGTCTTCGTGCTGATGCGCGACCTGCCGTTCGCAGTGCACGGGATCAGTGAGCTCTCCTTCGCCGGGGCCGCGCTGTTCCTGCTGCTCGGCCTGAACGTGGTGGTCGGCTCCGTGGTCGGCTCGCTCACCGCAGCGGTGCTGTTCGGGCTGCTCGGGGTCCGGGCCCGCGACCGTTCGTCGATCATCGGCGTGCTCATGCCGTTCGGGTTGGGCCTCGGTGTGCTGTTCCTCGCCCTCTACCCGGGGCGGGCGGCCAACAAGTTCGGTCTGCTGCTCGGCCAGATCGTCGCCGTCGACGACCCCCAGCTGTACTGGCTGGTGGGGATCGCCGCGTTCGTCGTCGTCAGCCTCATGGTGCTGTGGCGGCCGTTGACCTTCGCCAGTGTCGACCCCGACATCGCAGCGGCCCGAGGGGTGCCGGTGCGGGCGTTGTCGCCGATCTTCATGATCGTCCTCGGGTTGGCCGTCGCCATGTCGGTGCAGATCGTCGGGGCCCTGCTGGTGCTGTCGCTGCTGGTCACCCCGGCCGCCGCGGCCATGCGGGTGACCGCGTCGGCGCTGTGGGTGCCGGTGCTGTCCACGCTGTTCGCGCTGACCGCCACCGTCGGCGGGATGCTGCTGGCCCTGGGGGGCAGCCTGCCGATCAGCCCGTACGTCACCACGATCTCGTTCGCGATCTATGTGATCTGCCGGATCATCGGTGGTGTCCGGGTGCGCCGGGGCTGGTCCAAGCGCGCCGTCGTCGAACACGGCCCGCGCTCCGCGGAGGCCGTGGCCGCCTGA
- a CDS encoding enoyl-CoA hydratase/isomerase family protein produces the protein MNDTAAVPAAAAPSEPEIEVSVTGSVGHLRLNRPRRINALTQDMIATVRQALRRWRDDDAVRMVLIDGAGERGLCAGADIRELRSALLDAGSAGVEQGTRFFVEEYGMNAELAEYPKPVVALMDGIVLGGGMGISAHSRIRVATERSSLGMPETAIGLFPDVGIMYLLARAPGEVGTHATLSGARFTATDALAAGLVDQIVASTALDDLRAALFAGRSPEDPDLWAEFALSSDERPAAALTGPDREWIDACYTGDAPQDVLAIVQRLQARPEPAAQAAAQTLRGMSPTSLAVSLVALRRAADLSLREVLDQDLTLATACLRHPDLPEGIRARLVDRDNDPHWTPARLEDVDPAEVTRFFG, from the coding sequence GTGAACGACACCGCCGCCGTCCCGGCCGCCGCCGCCCCTTCCGAGCCCGAGATCGAGGTGTCCGTCACGGGCTCGGTCGGGCATCTGCGGCTCAACCGCCCGCGCCGGATTAACGCGCTGACCCAGGACATGATCGCCACGGTGCGGCAGGCGCTGCGACGGTGGCGGGACGACGACGCGGTCCGAATGGTGCTGATCGACGGCGCGGGCGAACGGGGCCTGTGCGCGGGGGCCGACATCCGCGAGCTGCGCTCCGCCCTGCTGGATGCGGGCTCCGCCGGGGTGGAACAGGGCACCCGCTTCTTCGTCGAGGAGTACGGCATGAACGCCGAGCTCGCCGAATATCCGAAGCCCGTGGTGGCCCTGATGGACGGCATCGTCCTGGGCGGCGGGATGGGCATCTCCGCCCACTCGCGGATCCGGGTGGCCACCGAGCGGTCGTCGCTGGGCATGCCGGAGACGGCGATCGGTCTCTTCCCGGACGTCGGGATCATGTACCTGCTGGCGCGGGCGCCGGGCGAGGTCGGGACTCACGCGACGCTCTCCGGGGCGCGCTTCACCGCCACCGATGCGCTGGCCGCCGGCCTGGTCGACCAGATCGTCGCCTCCACCGCCCTGGACGACCTGCGGGCCGCGCTGTTCGCCGGGCGGTCGCCCGAGGATCCGGATCTGTGGGCCGAGTTCGCCCTCTCCTCCGACGAACGGCCGGCGGCCGCGCTGACCGGACCCGACCGGGAGTGGATCGACGCCTGCTACACCGGGGACGCCCCGCAGGATGTCCTGGCCATCGTGCAGCGACTGCAGGCGCGGCCGGAGCCGGCGGCGCAGGCGGCGGCGCAGACGCTCCGCGGCATGTCGCCGACCTCTCTGGCTGTCAGTCTGGTCGCGCTCCGGCGGGCCGCCGACCTGTCGCTGCGGGAGGTCCTGGACCAGGATCTGACCCTGGCGACCGCGTGCCTGCGGCATCCGGACCTGCCCGAGGGCATCCGTGCCCGGCTGGTCGATCGGGACAACGACCCGCACTGGACCCCCGCCCGGCTCGAGGACGTCGATCCGGCGGAGGTCACACGGTTCTTCGGCTGA
- a CDS encoding ABC transporter ATP-binding protein encodes MPRRGPGGGGPMAGMGMPAEKSLNFGPSAKRLLGRMRSERMGLAVVVTLGIISVLLTVLGPRILGWATNIIFEGILGRQLPAGITQQQAIDGLRAQGNDSFANLLSGMTVIPGAGVDFTRLGQVLLLALGLYLLSSVFGWLQGRLLNTIVQRTIYRLREEVEHKLHRLPLSYLDRHQRGEVLSRVTNDIDNISQTLQQTLSQSLVSLLTVVGVLTMMLLTSPLLALVALVAVPLSLVVTTMIAKRSQPRFVAQWRATGELNGQIEETFTGHSLVKVFGQQPAVERRFVDKNDELFRASFGAQFVSGIIMPSMMFIGNLTYVAIAVVGGLRVSTGSMSLGDVQAFIQYSRMFTQPLTQLASMANVLQSGVASAERVFELLDAEEQSPDPEPAQTVRDPHGRVEFDHVSFSYTRDKPLITDLSLVASPGQTVAIVGPTGAGKTTLVNLIMRFYELDGGRILLDGVDTAQMTREDLRSRIGMVLQDTWLFGGTIRDNIAYGRPDATEAEIHRAAEVSYVDRFVQALPDGYDTLIDDEGSNVSAGEKQLITIARAFLAQPSLLILDEATSSVDTRTEVLVQQAMAALRAERTSFVIAHRLSTIRDADLILVMEDGSIVEQGTHDELLAAGGAYAALYQSQFAGATTD; translated from the coding sequence ATGCCCCGCCGCGGTCCGGGCGGCGGCGGACCGATGGCCGGTATGGGCATGCCGGCGGAGAAGTCGCTGAACTTCGGCCCGTCGGCCAAGCGGCTGCTGGGCCGGATGCGATCCGAGCGCATGGGGCTGGCCGTGGTGGTCACCCTGGGGATCATCAGCGTCCTGTTGACCGTCCTCGGCCCGCGCATCCTCGGCTGGGCGACCAACATCATCTTCGAGGGCATCCTCGGCCGGCAGCTGCCGGCCGGCATCACCCAGCAGCAGGCGATCGACGGGCTGCGCGCCCAGGGCAACGACTCGTTCGCCAACCTGCTGTCCGGGATGACCGTGATCCCCGGCGCCGGCGTCGATTTCACCCGGCTCGGCCAGGTGCTGCTGCTCGCGCTCGGGCTGTACCTGCTGTCGTCGGTGTTCGGCTGGCTGCAGGGTCGGCTGCTCAACACGATCGTCCAGCGGACCATCTACCGGTTGCGCGAGGAGGTCGAGCACAAGCTGCACCGGCTGCCGCTGTCCTACCTGGACCGGCACCAGCGCGGTGAGGTGCTCAGCCGGGTCACCAACGACATCGACAACATCTCGCAGACCCTGCAGCAGACGCTGTCCCAGTCGCTGGTCTCGCTGCTGACCGTCGTCGGCGTGCTGACCATGATGCTGCTGACGTCGCCGCTGCTGGCCCTGGTCGCACTGGTGGCGGTGCCACTGTCCCTGGTCGTCACGACGATGATCGCGAAGCGGTCGCAGCCGCGGTTCGTCGCCCAGTGGCGGGCCACCGGCGAACTCAACGGCCAGATCGAGGAGACGTTCACCGGGCACAGCCTGGTCAAGGTGTTCGGTCAGCAGCCGGCGGTCGAGCGGCGGTTCGTCGACAAGAACGACGAGCTGTTCCGGGCCTCGTTCGGCGCCCAGTTCGTCTCCGGAATCATCATGCCGTCGATGATGTTCATCGGGAACCTGACCTACGTCGCGATCGCCGTGGTCGGTGGTCTGCGGGTGTCGACCGGTTCGATGAGCCTGGGCGACGTGCAGGCCTTCATCCAGTACTCCCGGATGTTCACCCAGCCGCTGACCCAGCTGGCGTCGATGGCCAACGTGCTGCAGTCCGGGGTGGCCTCGGCCGAGCGGGTCTTCGAGCTGCTGGATGCCGAGGAACAGTCCCCCGACCCGGAACCGGCGCAGACCGTGCGGGATCCGCACGGGCGGGTCGAGTTCGACCACGTCTCGTTCAGCTACACCCGCGACAAGCCGCTCATCACCGACCTGTCGCTGGTCGCCTCGCCCGGCCAGACGGTAGCGATCGTCGGCCCGACCGGGGCCGGCAAGACGACCCTGGTCAACCTGATCATGCGGTTCTACGAGCTGGACGGGGGCCGCATCCTGCTCGACGGGGTCGACACCGCGCAGATGACCCGGGAGGACCTGCGGTCCCGGATCGGGATGGTGCTGCAGGACACCTGGCTGTTCGGCGGCACCATCCGCGACAACATCGCCTACGGCCGGCCGGACGCGACCGAGGCGGAGATCCACCGGGCCGCCGAGGTCAGCTACGTCGACCGGTTTGTGCAGGCCTTGCCGGACGGCTACGACACCCTCATCGACGACGAGGGCAGCAACGTCAGCGCCGGGGAGAAGCAGCTCATCACCATCGCCCGCGCGTTCCTGGCCCAGCCGTCGCTGCTGATCCTGGACGAGGCGACCAGCTCGGTGGACACCCGCACGGAGGTCCTGGTGCAGCAGGCGATGGCCGCGCTGCGCGCCGAGCGGACGAGTTTCGTCATCGCCCACCGGCTCTCGACCATCCGGGACGCCGACCTGATCCTGGTGATGGAGGACGGCTCGATCGTCGAGCAGGGCACCCACGACGAGCTGCTGGCCGCCGGCGGCGCCTACGCGGCGCTCTACCAGTCGCAGTTCGCCGGGGCGACGACCGACTGA
- a CDS encoding TetR/AcrR family transcriptional regulator, which yields MTPPSSATGRAAPLPPEERRAAIVAAATPLVLQHGMAVTTRQIAQAAGIAEGTIFRAFSDKESVLAAVVADVLDPTPLVAGLRGIDPDATLDEILTAAVDLLRARLGRMRQILLMTHALPGQPPDPRTAGSAKHCRPDPRPVNEAMAFALSGHADRLRWDAGQVSRMVRLVTMATTAGLDGFDPLPTATVVDLLLHGITTAPADPQDPTAQRDPAARPETDDFATAAPRS from the coding sequence GTGACTCCCCCCAGCTCCGCCACCGGTCGGGCCGCGCCGCTCCCTCCGGAGGAACGCCGCGCGGCCATCGTCGCCGCGGCCACCCCGCTGGTGCTGCAGCACGGCATGGCCGTCACCACCCGGCAGATCGCCCAGGCCGCCGGGATCGCCGAGGGCACGATCTTCCGGGCCTTCTCGGACAAGGAGTCGGTGCTGGCCGCGGTCGTCGCCGACGTCCTGGACCCGACCCCCCTGGTGGCCGGACTGCGCGGCATCGACCCAGACGCCACACTCGACGAGATCCTCACCGCCGCCGTCGATCTGCTCCGGGCCCGACTGGGACGGATGCGACAGATCCTGCTGATGACCCACGCCCTGCCGGGCCAGCCGCCGGACCCGCGCACGGCCGGTTCGGCGAAACACTGCCGGCCGGATCCGCGACCGGTCAACGAGGCCATGGCCTTCGCGCTGTCGGGCCACGCCGACCGGCTGCGCTGGGACGCCGGTCAGGTCTCCCGCATGGTCCGGCTGGTCACCATGGCCACCACCGCCGGCCTGGACGGCTTCGATCCGCTGCCCACCGCCACCGTCGTCGACCTGCTGCTGCACGGGATCACCACCGCTCCCGCCGACCCGCAAGACCCCACCGCCCAGCGAGATCCAGCCGCCCGCCCCGAGACGGACGACTTCGCCACCGCCGCACCCCGTTCCTGA
- a CDS encoding putative quinol monooxygenase, whose translation MSVVVTAVFHPATDRRDDLVSALQAAIPAVHAEDGCLLYAIHDAADGTITMIEKWSDADSLAAHAAGPAVVALNAAIDGMLARPVVVTTMTAIPAGTPEQGTL comes from the coding sequence ATGTCCGTCGTCGTCACCGCCGTCTTCCACCCCGCCACCGATCGCCGCGACGATCTCGTCAGCGCCCTGCAGGCGGCGATCCCCGCTGTGCATGCGGAGGATGGATGCCTGCTCTACGCCATCCACGACGCCGCCGACGGCACCATCACCATGATCGAGAAGTGGTCCGACGCCGACTCGCTCGCCGCCCACGCGGCCGGCCCCGCCGTCGTCGCGCTGAACGCCGCCATCGACGGGATGCTCGCCCGGCCCGTCGTCGTGACCACCATGACGGCGATCCCGGCCGGAACCCCGGAGCAGGGGACCCTGTGA
- a CDS encoding ABC transporter ATP-binding protein, which translates to MLIPLLRRHLRPYLGALSVVVLFQLIGTIASLYLPSLNADIIDVGVANGDTGFIVRTGGIMLAITVVQIVATIVAVYFGARTAMSVGRDLRAALFHRVGTFSDREVQKFGAPSLITRNTNDVQQVQMLVLMACTLLVSAPIMCVGGIIMALREDFGLSWLLVISIPALAISIGLIVSRMVPQFQKMQKRIDVVNRVLREQIAGVRVVRAFVREPLETQRFADANSALTDTALRAGRLQALMFPTVMLILNVSSVAVLWFGAHRIDDGSIQIGSLMAFLNYLMQILFSVMMATFMAVMIPRASVSADRIGEVLGTDTSVTPPTAARTPGRDVTAGTVQFRDAGFQYPGAAAPVLCNLNFTATPGTTTAIIGSTGAGKTTLLSLIPRLFDVTAGAVTVDGQDVRDFDPEDLWRRIGLVPQKPFLFTGTVASNLRFGNADATDADLWRALEIAQASDFVAAMPDGLESTITQGGSNVSGGQRQRLAIARALVARPSIYLFDDSFSALDLTTDARLRAALRPETTDATVIVVAQRVSTIVEADQIVVLEGGRIVGLGRHDELLDGCPTYAEIVASQQGVPA; encoded by the coding sequence GTGCTGATCCCCCTGCTCCGCCGCCACCTGCGGCCCTACCTGGGCGCTCTGAGCGTCGTCGTCCTGTTCCAGCTCATCGGCACGATCGCTTCGCTGTACCTGCCGAGCCTGAACGCCGACATCATCGACGTGGGCGTGGCCAACGGCGACACCGGCTTCATCGTGCGGACGGGCGGCATCATGCTGGCCATCACGGTGGTGCAGATCGTCGCCACCATCGTCGCCGTCTACTTCGGCGCCCGGACCGCGATGAGTGTCGGCCGGGACCTGCGCGCCGCCTTGTTCCACCGGGTCGGCACGTTCTCCGACCGGGAGGTCCAGAAGTTCGGCGCCCCGTCGCTGATCACCCGCAACACCAACGACGTGCAGCAGGTCCAGATGCTGGTGCTGATGGCCTGCACGTTGCTGGTCTCCGCGCCGATCATGTGCGTCGGCGGCATCATCATGGCGCTGCGCGAGGACTTCGGCCTGTCCTGGCTTCTGGTGATCAGCATTCCCGCCCTGGCCATCTCGATCGGCCTGATCGTCTCCCGGATGGTGCCGCAGTTCCAGAAGATGCAGAAGCGGATCGATGTGGTCAACCGGGTGCTGCGCGAGCAGATCGCCGGTGTCCGGGTGGTCCGGGCCTTCGTCCGGGAGCCACTGGAGACCCAGCGGTTCGCCGACGCCAACAGCGCGCTGACCGACACCGCCCTGAGGGCCGGGCGCCTGCAGGCGCTGATGTTCCCCACCGTCATGCTGATCCTCAACGTCTCCAGCGTGGCCGTGCTGTGGTTCGGCGCGCACCGCATCGACGACGGCAGCATCCAGATCGGTTCGCTGATGGCGTTTCTCAACTACCTGATGCAGATCCTGTTCTCGGTCATGATGGCCACGTTCATGGCCGTGATGATTCCGCGGGCCTCGGTCAGCGCAGACCGGATCGGCGAGGTGCTCGGCACCGACACCTCGGTCACTCCGCCGACCGCGGCCCGCACCCCCGGCCGCGACGTCACGGCCGGCACCGTGCAGTTCCGCGATGCCGGTTTCCAATACCCGGGTGCCGCCGCCCCGGTGCTGTGCAACCTGAACTTCACCGCCACCCCGGGCACGACCACCGCGATCATCGGCTCGACCGGCGCCGGAAAGACCACCCTGCTCTCCCTGATCCCCCGGCTGTTCGACGTCACCGCCGGCGCGGTCACCGTCGACGGGCAGGACGTCCGCGACTTCGATCCCGAAGATCTCTGGCGGCGCATCGGTCTCGTCCCGCAGAAGCCGTTCCTGTTCACCGGGACGGTCGCGTCCAACCTGAGGTTCGGCAACGCCGACGCCACCGACGCCGACCTGTGGCGGGCGCTGGAGATCGCCCAGGCCTCCGACTTCGTCGCCGCCATGCCGGACGGTCTGGAGTCCACGATCACCCAGGGCGGCAGCAACGTCTCCGGTGGTCAGCGGCAACGACTGGCCATCGCCCGGGCGCTGGTCGCCCGTCCGTCCATCTACCTGTTCGACGACTCGTTCTCCGCCCTCGACCTGACCACCGACGCTCGCCTGCGCGCCGCGCTGCGGCCCGAGACCACCGACGCCACCGTCATCGTCGTCGCTCAGCGGGTATCCACCATCGTCGAGGCCGACCAGATCGTCGTGTTGGAGGGCGGCCGCATCGTCGGCCTCGGCCGGCACGACGAGCTGCTCGACGGCTGCCCGACGTACGCCGAGATCGTGGCCTCCCAGCAGGGGGTGCCGGCATGA